The following are encoded together in the Argopecten irradians isolate NY chromosome 5, Ai_NY, whole genome shotgun sequence genome:
- the LOC138324591 gene encoding uncharacterized protein translates to MNAILLFAIAVFGALPLSSGHLIYRRKIYRPIIHKRIVMPPRVYYRRLPSTYSIQNRMGKVYPTRGHGPFYRPNFPANINTFHPRGTITSHIVVPHEVVNTGFIDPRINTANGGFINPGFDQSNLPPLDFNKNVFIQGVDTLPVDRVPITGLQPGIGFNTKNVDADGKPVVQEQKTNEDQTKTPGSSTLDVTSGLEGGLPVISPVVVTEPGNGAELPVITPVVITDASVAVSDPTSTGVPDMTFPDVGVKDTNQIFPGVGDENQNSSCHTTGCDTGAECVFAEEYICPSYIPSVQCECRLGCRLDYTFIPLGGSITIDVCGNTCSCNNMYGAAECTQRMCKPEDPAVSIAGTVSSDNDLGGFQGAFESMPLAKTDNSAFDISTSSSDRVTIPELQQFVEPMNVVEQIAKDPSLVQPVQDSVVMEAPTVDQNNVSVDITTATPSELSTESPQV, encoded by the exons ATGAATGCTATTCTACTGTTTGCTATAGCTGTGTTCGGTGCCCTGCCTCTTTCTAGTGGACACTTAATATACCGAAGGAAAATCTACAGACCAATCATCCACAAGCGTATCGTTATGCCACCCCGAGTCTACTACCGAAGACTGCCCTCCACCTACTCAATCCAGAACAGAATGGGAAAAGTCTACCCAACTCGAGGACATGGACCGTTTTACAGACCAAACTTTCCAGCCAATATCAACACTTTTCATCCTCGAGGAACTATTACATCGCATATCGTTGTCCCCCATGAAGTAGTTAATACAGGGTTCATCGACCCCAGGATTAATACCGCTAATGGGGGTTTTATTAATCCAGGATTTGACCAGAGTAATTTACCTCCTTTGGACTTCAATAAGAACGTCTTTATCCAGGGAGTGGACACCCTACCTGTAGACCGTGTCCCTATTACAGGTCTCCAGCCTGGTATCGGCTTCAACACCAAAAATGTGGATGCTGATGGGAAACCGGTGGTTCAGGAGCAAAAAACAAACGAGGATCAGACCAAAACACCCGGTTCTTCAACTCTTGATGTCACTTCCGGTTTAGAAGGAGGACTTCCAGTTATAAGCCCTGTTGTTGTTACAGAGCCCGGGAATGGAGCAGAGCTCCCTGTTATTACTCCAGTTGTTATCACCGATGCTTCTGTTGCTGTATCTGATCCAACAAGCACAGGAGTTCCCGATATGACATTCCCGGATGTCGGAGTTAAGGACACGAACCAAATTTTCCCAGGGGTCGGAGACGAAAACCAGAACTCGAGCTGTCACACGAC CGGTTGTGACACCGGCGCTGAATGCGTGTTCGCGGAGGAATACATCTGCCCTAGCTATATTCCGTCTGTTCAGTGTGAGTGCCGTTTAGGATGTCGTCTGGACTACACCTTTATACCTCTGGGTGGATCTATCACTATTGATGTCTGTGGCAACACTTGTTCCTGTAACAACATGTACGGAGCG GCTGAGTGTACACAGCGCATGTGCAAACCAGAGGACCCAGCCGTTTCTATAGCCGGTACTGTTTCATCTGATAATGATCTTGGTGGATTCCAGGGCGCATTCGAAAGCATGCCATTAGCGAAAACCGACAACAGCGCATTCGATATCTCAACTAGTTCCTCAGATCGTGTAACGATTCCAGAATTACAGCAATTCGTTGAACCGATGAACGTAGTGGAACAAATTGCAAAAGATCCTTCATTAGTACAGCCCGTTCAGGACAGCGTGGTGATGGAAGCGCCCACTGTTGATCAGAACAACGTCAGTGTTGACATCACCACAGCAACACCTTCAGAACTTTCTACAGAATCACCTCAGGTCTAa